A single window of Halococcus saccharolyticus DSM 5350 DNA harbors:
- a CDS encoding sulfatase-like hydrolase/transferase: protein MTNVAVVVLDTLRKDAFDRHFDWLPGLRFENAYATANWTVPSHASLFTGQYASEVGVHAKNMTLDCGDPTLAEQLRAAGYTTRAFSANTNVTGYFDFDRGFEDFRAPKQVQHLNDDTVFDFREFSRDPGTSRPIHYLELLYAITTGDSATIPSLAALARKAIGKKVTGKHNGVEYGGLVEARRELADIEFGEQEFLFCNFMETHEPYRVPPEYRSVDEPGMTESVGGLNFGTANTEQTKQAYEDCARYLSDAYRKLFDQLRTDFEYVITLSDHGELLGEYDAWGHEHGVYPSLTHVPLTISGGGLDGDCTETVSLLDVHATVLDIANVESDSRGRTLLEEVDGRELLTEYHGLTSWSEEKLAENGYDDQIERYDRSLRGYASSSNFYGYETLDGFTTTGSEQIDDPKRQLRRLVADLDIRDVEADNEIPAAIEDQLEHLGYA from the coding sequence ATGACCAATGTCGCTGTCGTGGTCCTCGACACTCTCAGAAAGGACGCTTTCGACCGTCACTTCGACTGGTTGCCGGGTTTGCGATTCGAAAACGCGTATGCCACGGCCAACTGGACGGTCCCCTCCCATGCCTCTCTTTTCACCGGCCAGTACGCGAGCGAAGTCGGTGTCCACGCGAAAAATATGACCCTCGACTGTGGCGACCCCACTCTCGCCGAGCAGTTACGTGCGGCTGGCTATACGACGCGCGCGTTCAGCGCGAACACGAACGTCACGGGCTATTTCGATTTCGACCGCGGATTCGAGGATTTCAGGGCACCAAAGCAAGTCCAGCATTTGAACGACGATACCGTATTCGACTTTCGCGAATTCTCCCGCGATCCGGGTACATCACGGCCAATCCATTATCTCGAACTTCTCTACGCGATCACAACCGGCGACTCTGCGACGATCCCGTCGCTGGCCGCACTGGCGAGAAAAGCCATCGGGAAGAAGGTAACTGGAAAACACAACGGTGTGGAGTACGGGGGTCTCGTCGAGGCACGGCGCGAACTGGCCGACATTGAGTTCGGCGAGCAGGAGTTTCTCTTCTGCAATTTCATGGAAACCCACGAACCGTACCGGGTTCCACCCGAATACCGGTCTGTCGATGAACCCGGTATGACCGAGTCGGTCGGAGGACTTAATTTCGGTACTGCGAACACGGAACAGACGAAACAGGCGTACGAGGACTGTGCCAGATACCTCTCGGATGCCTACCGAAAACTATTCGATCAGCTCCGAACGGACTTCGAGTACGTCATCACCCTCTCGGACCACGGTGAATTGCTCGGTGAGTACGATGCATGGGGGCACGAGCACGGGGTGTACCCGTCTTTGACGCACGTACCGTTGACTATCTCGGGAGGCGGGTTGGACGGCGACTGTACCGAAACTGTCAGTCTCCTCGATGTTCATGCGACGGTTCTCGACATCGCCAATGTAGAAAGTGATTCCCGGGGACGCACGCTTCTGGAGGAGGTGGATGGACGCGAACTGCTAACTGAGTATCATGGTCTCACTTCGTGGAGCGAGGAGAAACTCGCAGAGAACGGCTACGACGATCAGATCGAACGATACGACCGGTCGCTTCGCGGGTACGCCTCGTCGTCGAATTTCTACGGCTATGAAACCCTTGACGGTTTCACGACAACGGGATCGGAGCAGATAGATGATCCCAAACGTCAGTTGCGACGGCTCGTTGCTGATCTCGATATCCGGGACGTAGAAGCGGACAACGAAATACCTGCAGCGATCGAAGATCAACTCGAACATCTCGGATACGCGTAA